From Shewanella yunxiaonensis, the proteins below share one genomic window:
- the ubiT gene encoding ubiquinone anaerobic biosynthesis accessory factor UbiT — protein MENKTMPNELMSRMAKELLVVVPKIAAKPLVMIPFAAKAKVIEQLLQHLLSEQIAADELEFLQGHWVAVSVADLQLSFEVSFEHRFTVRPVSSPAVTFSANSGDLLLVAAGKEDPDTLFFQRRLCIEGDTELGLEVKNMLLAIDLQQFPSSVRTLLDKLAKSLLWLQQTSITQVQPA, from the coding sequence ATGGAGAATAAAACAATGCCTAACGAGTTGATGTCTCGCATGGCCAAGGAGTTGTTGGTTGTAGTGCCTAAAATCGCCGCAAAACCACTGGTGATGATCCCTTTTGCTGCGAAAGCGAAAGTGATAGAACAATTGCTGCAACACCTGTTATCTGAGCAGATTGCCGCCGATGAACTGGAATTTTTACAGGGTCATTGGGTAGCCGTATCTGTTGCTGATCTTCAGTTATCTTTTGAAGTTAGCTTTGAGCACAGATTTACAGTAAGACCAGTTAGCTCGCCTGCTGTGACGTTTAGTGCGAACAGTGGCGATTTATTGCTTGTCGCTGCTGGTAAGGAAGATCCCGATACTCTATTTTTTCAACGAAGACTGTGTATTGAAGGTGATACAGAGTTAGGGCTCGAGGTCAAAAATATGTTGCTGGCGATTGACTTACAACAATTTCCGTCATCAGTGCGAACTCTTCTGGATAAGCTGGCAAAATCATTGCTGTGGCTACAGCAAACCTCTATCACACAGGTGCAACCGGCCTAA
- the ubiU gene encoding ubiquinone anaerobic biosynthesis protein UbiU — protein MELLCPAGNLASLKAALNAGADAVYLGLKDDTNARSFAGLNFTPQRLQEAATLVKRSKRKFYLTINTFPQPGQEQRWHQAVDLAVNSSADGLIMADISLLDYAHSHYPEIPLHLSVQASVTNLAGLDFYQKQFNIQRAVLPRVLSIKQVKDLAKVSPVDLEVFAFGSLCIMAEGRCQLSSYVTGESPNSGGSCSPARYVRWQEQGDNRLTRLNEVLIDRSGIDEQMGYPVVCKGRYLAEDAGTAQFLLESPTSLSTLELIPELAAAGIVSLKIEGRQRSPAYVEQVTRVWRDAIDSYLAAPAQFQSKKEWLSALAKVSEGQTTTLGAYERSWQ, from the coding sequence ATGGAACTTCTGTGTCCCGCTGGGAACCTGGCCTCACTGAAGGCGGCACTGAATGCTGGCGCTGATGCGGTGTACTTGGGATTGAAAGATGACACCAACGCCCGTTCCTTTGCTGGATTAAACTTTACGCCGCAAAGACTGCAGGAAGCAGCAACATTAGTTAAACGCAGCAAACGTAAGTTTTATCTGACCATAAATACATTCCCGCAACCGGGGCAAGAACAACGTTGGCATCAAGCCGTAGACTTGGCTGTGAATAGCAGTGCTGATGGCCTGATCATGGCCGATATTTCGTTATTAGACTATGCCCACAGCCACTACCCAGAAATACCCTTGCACCTGTCTGTGCAGGCCAGTGTTACCAATCTGGCAGGGTTGGATTTCTATCAAAAGCAATTCAATATCCAACGTGCCGTGTTACCCAGGGTGTTATCTATTAAACAAGTCAAAGACCTCGCCAAAGTCAGTCCGGTTGATCTCGAAGTGTTTGCTTTCGGCAGTCTCTGTATCATGGCCGAAGGTCGCTGCCAACTGTCGTCATATGTGACAGGCGAATCACCCAATAGCGGCGGTTCGTGTTCGCCAGCTCGCTATGTCCGATGGCAGGAACAAGGTGATAATCGCTTGACCCGTCTTAATGAGGTGTTAATCGATCGTTCAGGCATTGATGAACAGATGGGCTATCCGGTGGTCTGCAAAGGTCGGTATTTAGCAGAAGATGCTGGAACCGCACAATTTTTACTGGAATCCCCCACCAGCTTAAGTACTTTGGAATTGATCCCTGAATTAGCTGCTGCCGGAATAGTGTCGTTAAAAATAGAAGGACGGCAACGCAGTCCGGCCTATGTCGAACAAGTGACGCGGGTATGGCGAGATGCTATCGATAGCTATTTGGCAGCACCTGCACAATTCCAAAGCAAAAAAGAATGGTTGTCCGCACTGGCCAAGGTGTCTGAAGGACAAACCACTACGCTCGGTGCATACGAACGAAGCTGGCAATAG
- a CDS encoding U32 family peptidase, giving the protein MNISLGPLMYCWSKSDVFTFYDDVANSPIPLVYLGETVCSRRRQVKWADYVALAKMLQSTGKQVVLSTLALIETASEQTELRKQLENGDFAIEANDMAAVAIANELGIPFICGPTINNYNRATLDKMAEWGMQRFVMPVDLSCDWLKAVLTPLANFEAEVIGYGHLPLAHSARCFTARLKGLAKDGCGIACEQYPQGVLAQTQEHQPLLRLNGIQTQSAACCDLRQQIPVMEAIGVSWFRVSPVNQQSITMATELTRGEFPDTIAANACNGYWHNNAGMERVI; this is encoded by the coding sequence ATGAATATATCTTTGGGACCATTGATGTACTGCTGGTCCAAATCTGATGTTTTTACTTTTTACGATGATGTGGCCAATAGCCCTATCCCACTGGTCTATCTTGGTGAAACAGTGTGCAGTCGGCGGCGCCAGGTCAAATGGGCTGACTATGTTGCACTGGCAAAAATGCTCCAGTCCACCGGTAAGCAAGTTGTGCTATCCACACTGGCACTTATCGAAACCGCATCTGAACAAACGGAACTCAGGAAGCAACTAGAAAACGGTGATTTCGCCATAGAAGCAAACGATATGGCGGCGGTTGCGATAGCCAATGAATTAGGAATACCTTTTATCTGCGGACCCACCATCAACAACTACAACCGAGCAACACTAGATAAAATGGCTGAATGGGGTATGCAACGATTTGTCATGCCAGTCGATCTTTCCTGTGACTGGTTAAAGGCGGTGTTAACACCTTTAGCAAATTTTGAAGCGGAAGTGATTGGCTATGGTCATTTGCCTTTGGCGCACTCTGCACGTTGTTTCACCGCGCGGCTGAAAGGACTGGCAAAGGATGGATGTGGTATTGCCTGTGAACAATACCCACAAGGTGTGCTGGCGCAAACCCAAGAACATCAGCCGTTACTGCGACTAAACGGGATACAGACGCAGTCTGCCGCCTGTTGTGACTTACGTCAGCAAATACCGGTGATGGAGGCTATAGGCGTTTCGTGGTTCCGAGTGTCACCGGTAAATCAGCAATCTATTACCATGGCGACAGAATTAACCCGCGGCGAGTTCCCAGATACTATTGCTGCAAATGCTTGCAATGGGTATTGGCACAACAACGCGGGAATGGAAAGGGTTATTTAA
- a CDS encoding DUF998 domain-containing protein, translated as MIGKKQRLNRLALGFGILGLLGLLLGVILSVAGYSALADDSFRLTNHTMSELGNYGHSPFAVALNGGLFFGSLSLVLFSLYSLQLSQTITGVLSYLGLAVTCMALAGIGLFPVNVYHLHVFMLKWFFIFGCATTLMFMVNQAVSLAGNHLRWGWVTALLSCINFAVFLFLPLFELDFTDGNRPFYQEMVLEITRPHLWWPAVLQWLSLGWFILWLATLLLECFHNLKQPSD; from the coding sequence ATGATCGGAAAAAAGCAGCGATTGAATAGATTGGCGCTGGGGTTCGGGATTCTCGGACTCCTCGGATTATTGCTGGGCGTGATCCTGTCGGTTGCCGGGTACAGTGCACTGGCAGATGACAGTTTTAGACTTACCAACCACACCATGAGTGAATTGGGTAATTATGGCCATTCTCCGTTTGCTGTGGCGTTAAATGGTGGCCTGTTTTTTGGCAGCTTAAGCTTAGTGCTGTTTAGCCTCTATTCTTTGCAGTTATCACAAACCATCACTGGTGTATTGAGTTATTTGGGGTTAGCCGTTACCTGTATGGCCTTAGCGGGCATTGGGTTGTTTCCGGTCAATGTCTATCACCTTCATGTGTTCATGTTGAAGTGGTTTTTTATTTTTGGGTGTGCTACCACATTGATGTTTATGGTGAATCAGGCGGTTTCATTGGCTGGAAATCATCTGCGTTGGGGATGGGTAACGGCATTACTTAGCTGTATCAATTTCGCCGTATTCCTATTTTTACCATTATTTGAATTGGATTTTACCGATGGCAATCGACCCTTCTATCAAGAAATGGTGTTAGAAATCACTCGCCCACATTTGTGGTGGCCAGCTGTTTTGCAATGGTTGAGTTTGGGTTGGTTTATATTATGGCTTGCTACGTTACTGCTTGAATGCTTCCACAATTTAAAGCAACCCTCTGATTAA
- a CDS encoding YjiH family protein, producing the protein MGLNVTEPRNHNIKTILTFIIPSLIGVLLFMTPVSFNDAITIPVAILAKGLQHLLNDYLTTIILVVALFMASATLLVKIFRPKAVRTHHFLNALFNISPFWLLVRVTGATFVTLTYLGIGPEAIRSADTGGLVMNDLLPVLFCVFFFAGLLLPLLLNFGLLELFGTLLTTVMRPVFNLPGRSAIDCMASWLGDGSVGILLTSKQYEDNFYTQREAAIIGTTFSAVSITFSLVVITQVGLEAKFIPFYLTVCLAGVVAAIVVPRLPPLCWKKDNYLNGTPRKKDDEAVPEGHHALSWGIHLALNKAAHTGGVSKILEEGSKNVIDMIFGIIPVVMAIGTIALMIAEYTPVFDYLGMPFIPLLELLHIPEAAEASKTIVVGFADMFIPSILASNGIHAEITRFIIAALSVTQLIYMSEVGALLIGSKIPVNAWELFVIFLLRTLVTLPVIAGMSHLFF; encoded by the coding sequence ATGGGCCTAAACGTGACCGAACCTCGTAACCATAATATAAAAACCATCCTCACTTTTATTATTCCTTCCCTGATCGGTGTTTTATTGTTTATGACACCCGTCAGTTTTAACGATGCCATCACCATTCCCGTTGCCATTCTCGCCAAAGGCTTACAACATTTACTGAATGATTATCTCACCACCATCATTTTAGTTGTTGCCCTGTTTATGGCATCGGCAACATTGCTGGTCAAAATTTTTCGCCCCAAGGCTGTTAGGACACATCACTTTCTCAATGCATTGTTCAATATCAGTCCATTCTGGCTTCTAGTAAGGGTAACTGGTGCAACATTCGTCACCCTGACTTATTTGGGGATCGGTCCGGAGGCAATCCGTTCTGCGGATACGGGCGGTTTAGTCATGAACGATTTACTTCCCGTATTGTTCTGCGTGTTTTTCTTTGCAGGTTTGTTATTACCGCTGCTACTGAACTTTGGCTTATTGGAGTTGTTTGGCACCTTGTTGACCACTGTCATGCGGCCAGTATTTAATCTGCCAGGAAGAAGTGCCATCGACTGTATGGCATCATGGTTGGGAGATGGCAGCGTCGGCATTCTGCTGACAAGTAAACAGTATGAAGACAATTTTTATACCCAACGGGAAGCCGCCATTATTGGGACAACCTTCTCAGCGGTCTCCATCACCTTCAGCTTGGTGGTAATTACTCAGGTTGGCTTGGAAGCAAAGTTTATTCCCTTTTATCTAACGGTATGCCTCGCTGGGGTGGTAGCAGCAATTGTGGTTCCTCGATTACCACCACTATGTTGGAAAAAAGATAACTATCTCAATGGCACTCCGCGCAAAAAAGACGATGAAGCCGTACCAGAAGGTCATCATGCATTGTCTTGGGGGATTCATTTAGCGTTAAATAAAGCGGCACACACCGGTGGAGTAAGCAAGATCCTAGAAGAAGGCAGCAAAAACGTTATCGACATGATTTTTGGCATTATCCCCGTGGTGATGGCCATTGGCACGATTGCGCTGATGATTGCCGAATACACCCCCGTTTTTGATTATCTTGGGATGCCATTTATTCCATTACTCGAATTGTTGCACATTCCAGAAGCCGCTGAAGCGTCTAAAACCATTGTTGTGGGTTTTGCCGACATGTTTATTCCTTCAATTCTTGCCAGTAATGGAATTCACGCGGAAATTACCCGCTTTATCATTGCAGCACTATCAGTCACTCAGCTTATCTATATGAGCGAAGTCGGGGCACTGCTTATCGGCAGCAAGATACCTGTTAACGCCTGGGAGTTATTCGTTATCTTTTTACTACGTACACTCGTTACCCTTCCGGTTATTGCTGGAATGTCTCACTTGTTCTTCTAA